A stretch of the Erpetoichthys calabaricus chromosome 3, fErpCal1.3, whole genome shotgun sequence genome encodes the following:
- the LOC114647565 gene encoding trace amine-associated receptor 4-like, whose amino-acid sequence MYIFMSGTILVTICGNLIVIIAISHFRQLHSPTNFLILSLACVDFLLGVLVMPHSMVRSVETCWYFGDFVCKIHSSCDMMMSMASISHLCFISIDRYYAVCDPLHYQTKITTLVVSLFIAFSWLYAMCFAFGVVFSNVQLVGIEDFILSSSCVGNCGLIFNKQWGVLVTIFAIVIPGTIMIFLYIKIFLVAKRHIRILNKMPGSKVTQEEKKKQKFQETENKAAKTLGIVMGVFLVCWSPFFIATIIDPFVGFTTPPVLFDALVWLGYFNSTFNPIIYGFFYPWFQKALKIILTGRIFTRGSDTITLFPE is encoded by the coding sequence ATGTATATTTTCATGTCTGGAACGATACTAGTAACAATTTGTGGAAACTTAATAGTTATAATCGCCATTTCACATTTCAGGCAACTTCATTCACCTACAAATTTTCTTATCTTGTCCTTAGCTTGTGTGGATTTCCTTTTAGGGGTACTTGTCATGCCCCATAGTATGGTTCGATCTGTTGAAACCTGCTGGTACTTtggagattttgtatgtaaaattcATTCCAGCTGTGATATGATGATGTCAATGGCTTCCATTTCCCACCTTTGCTTTATTTCCATTGACCGCTACTATGCAGTGTGTGATCCTCTGCACTATCAAACAAAGATTACTACATTAGTGGTTTCTCTGTTTATTGCTTTCAGCTGGCTTTACGCAATGTGTTTTGCTTTTGGAGTAGTGTTTTCAAATGTACAATTAGTAGGCATTGAAGACTTCATTTTATCCAGCTCTTGTGTTGGAAACTGCGGTCTGATTTTTAACAAACAGTGGGGGGTACTTGTAACAATTTTTGCCATTGTTATTCCAGGAACAattatgatatttttatatataaaaatcttcTTAGTTGCAAAAAGGCACAtcagaatattaaataaaatgccgGGAAGTAAAGTTAcgcaggaggaaaagaaaaaacaaaaatttcaggaaacagaaaataaagcagCAAAAACATTGGGTATTGTAATGGGAGTGTTCTTGGTGTGTTGGTCGCCCTTTTTTATTGCCACAATCATTGACCCTTTTGTTGGTTTCACAACACCACCTGTGCTATTTGATGCCTTGGTGTGGTTGGGATACTTTAATTCAACTTTTAATCCTATTATATATGGGTTCTTTTATCCATGGTTTCAAAAAGCCTTGAAAATCATATTAACAGGTAGAATTTTCACCAGGGGTTCAGATACCATAACTCTTTTCCCAGAGTGA